The following is a genomic window from Thermostichus vulcanus str. 'Rupite'.
GCGAAAATTGCAGCTCTAGAAGCCCGCAACCCCACTCCTTATCCCACCGCTGCCCCTACTCTGCTAGAGGGCAATTGGCTGACCCTCTTCACCACGAGTGCAGATTTGTTACGCCTGGCCAATAGCCTTCCCCTGGTGACAACCGGGGAGATTTACCAGTGCATTCGCACCCAAACCCAGCAGGTCTTTAACGTGGCGGAGGTTCAGGGATCCGGCTGGCTAGGGGCTTGGGTACCTCGGGGGGTTTTTGCGGTATCGGCTCGGTTTAAACCGGCCTCGGAGCAGCGGGTGCAGGTGGTGTTCGAGCGCTTTGTGCTCGGATCCCAGGCGTTGATGAACTACGAGATCGAGAGCTTTCTTTATTTGCTAGAACATGCTCCGGGACGGATCCCAGCCCTTAAAATCGACATTCGCCGACGGGAACAAAGCGGTTGGTTGGATATCACCTATCTGGATGAAGATCTGCGCATTGGTCGAGGTAGTGAAGGGAGTCTCTTCGTTTTGCAAAAGGTATCCTCTTAACCCCTCCAAGAGGGGGCAAGCTTCCCGTCACATCCCCTCAAAACTCCTGACTGCTCTGGGCCAACATTTGCTGGATGTCGAAGTCTAACCCTTTCACCGACTCCAACACCGAACGGGTGATCAGCTTTCCTTCCTGCACCAGGGTTATCCCCGTTACAGGGTGCAATAGCGGTTGTTCTGCCCGCCGCCCAACCAGAGCCTCGATATCTTTGAAGGCGTTGACATACATCCCTGCGGGCAATTCCACCACCACGCCTTCCCCGAGCACACGCGCTTGACAGGCGAGGCGAGAATTGGGCTTGCAGGTGGTGATCACCTCGAGGGTGCGTTGTTCCCGTTTGGTCAAGCCAGACAGGGATTCCATCCCCTCTTTGACGTACACATGACAGGTGGCGCAGAGGCCACGCCCGCCACACTCTTTCAGGACATTGAGATCCTCTTGCAGGAGTACCGAGAGCAGATTGCTATTGGTGGCAATTTCCGACACCTGAGCGATCGGATCCAACCGCACACGCTTGACCATAAGCCCCTCTTGTTACATTCCTTAACAATAGCTTGCCCCTAGAAGGGGATCCCAGTAGCATCCGCTTCGCATCATTGCATCTGGTTTTCGTCTGGAGACCCGCACCCACCTTGCCCACAGCATAGGTGCCGGGAGAAAAGCC
Proteins encoded in this region:
- a CDS encoding PAP/fibrillin family protein — encoded protein: MPEALAQQKFDLLRTLEATDRGRHVLPDQKSEILAKIAALEARNPTPYPTAAPTLLEGNWLTLFTTSADLLRLANSLPLVTTGEIYQCIRTQTQQVFNVAEVQGSGWLGAWVPRGVFAVSARFKPASEQRVQVVFERFVLGSQALMNYEIESFLYLLEHAPGRIPALKIDIRRREQSGWLDITYLDEDLRIGRGSEGSLFVLQKVSS
- a CDS encoding 2Fe-2S iron-sulfur cluster-binding protein; amino-acid sequence: MVKRVRLDPIAQVSEIATNSNLLSVLLQEDLNVLKECGGRGLCATCHVYVKEGMESLSGLTKREQRTLEVITTCKPNSRLACQARVLGEGVVVELPAGMYVNAFKDIEALVGRRAEQPLLHPVTGITLVQEGKLITRSVLESVKGLDFDIQQMLAQSSQEF